The proteins below are encoded in one region of Pomacea canaliculata isolate SZHN2017 linkage group LG7, ASM307304v1, whole genome shotgun sequence:
- the LOC112569683 gene encoding uncharacterized protein LOC112569683 → METRESSPKIGCTIRNQKDPYQIQCAFSTDPEDKRDFSVYFYYPDGRQELMVRCTHNEGYDCAVAHEGLTITEDLIISVSETFSEQNGSFVCRNGGLPLDDFPCFYSGNSVKPQVSYGIEENGSNTLDKPEDCGTKDLAVTIGAVLGVVVLIQFLVIGFLLFKQYTLKKRVNKYKSRKETESFIVPEQNVHCVVPTVSIKDYVSENENESSEKKQINETRWSFLSNDDLKPDEPLNAVTLWD, encoded by the exons ATGGAAACAAGAGAAA GCAGTCCTAAAATTGGTTGTACAATAAGGAATCAAAAGGATCCGTATCAGATTCAGTGCGCTTTTTCAACGGACCCAGAAGATAAACGAGACTTTTCTGTCTACTTTTATTATCCTGATGGACGGCAAG AGCTAATGGTTCGTTGTACACACAACGAAGGATACGACTGCGCCGTCGCACATGAGGGTCTCACTATCACGGAAGATCTCATCATCTCAGTGTCTGAAACGTTTTCGGAACAAAACGGAAGCTTTGTTTGTCGGAATGGAGGCCTGCCATTGGATGATTTTCCATGTTTTTACTCAG GTAACAGTGTGAAGCCTCAGGTCAGCTATGGCATTGAAGAAAATG GATCCAACACACTTGATAAGCCTGAAGATTGTGGAACCAAAG aTCTTGCAGTAACTATCGGTGCTGTTCTTGGAGTTGTAGTCCTAATTCAGTTCCTGGTCATTGGCTTTCTGCTGTTCAAGCAATACACGCTTAAAAAGCGTGTCAACAAATACAAATCTCGAAAAG AGACTGAATCTTTCATCGTGCCTGAACA AAACGTGCACTGTGTGGTCCCAACTGTATCCATCAAGGATTACGTTTCTGAGAACGAAAATGAATCTAgcgagaaaaaacaaattaacgaGACGCGATGGAGCTTTCTAAGTAATGACGACCTGAAACCAGATGAACCATTGAATGCAGTCACTTTATGG gacTGA
- the LOC112569677 gene encoding uncharacterized protein LOC112569677 produces MSFIMFTKAGSLCLILLTLMKGVFLLTCRFSNFSESLSKEENGYININYTINITTSPDVRGSFNALYTVCEGNSVKTVCVFIYDKDFHTELKDLSGGTGVTCYWEQRHVSSSVVALDIYISQVVTRSLSAMKFSTGIDTRPKPTRLIRVEVLYPPKVTSLTVGGEDFASPYFINEGQEVDIFCSFEKGNPPATFKLLDKHGQVLKSAGSDGYLSYSLTAQCEDYWPIVRCEGSGSKQNRSVTFFARCPPQFVDNSMKIVNLQTFQVITFRVKTHTTLVACLLTPMGIDNNVTRVVGCILSGQPPDLLLTVHLHKESNISQGNWSLILRNEFGSARTTLIITYDPG; encoded by the exons ATGTCCTTCATCATGTTTACCAAAGCTGGTTCTCTGTGTTTGATACTTCTTACACTGATGAAAGGAGTTTTTCTCTTGACAT GTAGGTTTTCTAACTTTAGTGAAAGCCtgagtaaagaagaaaatggctATATCAATATCAACTACACCATCAACATTACCACAAGTCCTGATGTTAGAGGCTCGTTTAACGCTCTTTATACGGTTTGTGAAGGAAACTCTGTGAAAactgtatgtgtatttatttacgACAAAGACTTTCACACCGAGCTTAAGGACTTGAGTGGGGGGACAGGAGTCACCTGCTACTGGGAACAACGACACGTGAGCAGCTCTGTGGTGGCTTTAGACATCTACATCTCTCAGGTCGTCACCAGGTCACTGAGTGCGATGAAATTCTCTACTGGCATAGATACGAGACCCAAACCTACCCGACTGATACGTGTTGAGGTGTTGT ACCCACCAAAGGTCACAAGTCTTACTGTGGGTGGAGAAGACTTTGCAAGTCCTTACTTCATTAACGAGGGCCAGGAAGTTGACATTTTCTGCTCCTTCGAGAAAGGAAATCCTCCGGCTACTTTCAAGCTTCTTGATAAACATGGACAAGTGTTAAAATCTGCTGGTAGTGATGGATACCTTAGTTATTCACTTACTGCCCAGTGTGAAGACTACTGGCCGATAGTCAGGTGTGAAGGAAGTGGCTCCAAACAGAACAGATCCGTCACGTTCTTCGCCAGGT GTCCTCCTCAGTTTGTCGACAACTCCATGAAAATCGTcaatctacaaacatttcaagtcaTTACCTTTCGTGTCAAGACTCACACAACACTCGTTGCCTGCCTCTTAACACCAATGGGTATAGACAACAATGTCACGAGGGTGGTTGGCTGCATCCTAAGTGGTCAGCCACCTGATCTCCTTCTGACCGTCCATCTTCACAAAGAAAGCAACATTAGTCAAGGGAATTGGTCGCTGATTCTTCGAAATGAATTTGGCTCTGCAAGAACGACACTGATCATCACTTATGATCCAG